A genomic stretch from Bordetella sp. N includes:
- a CDS encoding periplasmic heavy metal sensor gives MNGRGWKFALVGSLVLNIFLVGGIAGGAYQWYAGRGAHQAAGAPRVALRFATEDLSAQRQAEFLDALKTARRDNQDYAREARKARREVLALLAAPQLDRAALDAALARTRTADAALRAAVENGVAGFAATLTPEERKTFADGLRERGQWREPQAPARAAAGK, from the coding sequence ATGAACGGACGCGGCTGGAAATTCGCCCTGGTGGGGTCGCTGGTTTTGAACATCTTTCTGGTGGGCGGTATCGCGGGTGGCGCTTACCAGTGGTACGCGGGACGTGGCGCGCATCAAGCCGCGGGGGCGCCGCGCGTGGCCTTGCGCTTCGCCACTGAGGATCTATCGGCGCAGCGCCAGGCGGAATTCCTGGATGCGCTCAAGACCGCCCGGCGCGACAACCAGGACTATGCGCGGGAGGCCCGCAAGGCGCGCCGCGAGGTGCTGGCGCTGTTGGCCGCACCGCAACTGGATCGCGCGGCCCTGGATGCGGCCCTGGCCCGCACGCGCACCGCCGACGCGGCGCTGCGCGCGGCGGTCGAGAATGGCGTGGCCGGTTTCGCGGCCACCTTGACGCCGGAAGAACGCAAGACCTTCGCCGACGGCCTGCGCGAGCGGGGGCAGTGGCGCGAGCCGCAAGCGCCGGCCCGTGCGGCGGCGGGGAAGTAG
- a CDS encoding DUF1800 family protein codes for MNTTSDTRAAIALNRYGLGARPDETPPTDPKASLLAQFERYDPRPAAWANQPGSAALTENLTQLQQAARASRGEKAGQPDKADMAGKVDRADKADMAGKANKADKADADDSTAQKTLRTTIRDTYWNAVDARVQNALVTPTPFVERLVHFWANHFALSTDKGPAVAMLAGAFEAEAIRPHVLGRFEDMLLAVERHPAMQLFLDQPTSVGPDSKAVLRAEERKPSQRRGLNENLAREIMELHTLGARSGYTQADVTEFARALTGWSIVGPKGQRAARDPDATPGSFVFRPAVHEPGARTILGRRYDQQGEAQARAVLTELAAAPATARHVAGKLARHFIADTPPPEVVDRLAQAYLRGNGELLPVYRTLLDLPQAWAPTPVKFKTPWEWLISSLRGLGRPDMDKPRPAPTLAQLGQAVWRPGSPAGYDDVAASWAAPDALVRRVEFAQRLAARMGDRVDPQALGRTLLAGTLSPATASAVGRAESVQTAVALLLVAPDFQRR; via the coding sequence ATGAATACGACATCGGATACGCGGGCCGCTATCGCCTTGAATCGATATGGCCTGGGCGCGCGCCCGGACGAAACGCCGCCGACCGATCCCAAGGCCAGTCTTCTGGCCCAGTTCGAACGCTACGATCCCCGTCCCGCGGCCTGGGCCAATCAGCCTGGCTCGGCGGCATTGACGGAGAACCTGACGCAATTGCAGCAGGCGGCCAGGGCCTCGAGGGGGGAGAAAGCGGGGCAGCCCGATAAGGCGGATATGGCCGGGAAGGTGGACAGGGCCGACAAGGCGGATATGGCCGGGAAGGCAAACAAGGCCGACAAGGCGGACGCCGACGATTCCACCGCGCAGAAGACCCTGCGCACCACCATCCGCGATACGTACTGGAACGCCGTCGACGCCCGCGTGCAGAACGCCCTGGTCACCCCGACCCCTTTCGTCGAACGCCTGGTGCATTTCTGGGCCAATCATTTCGCCTTGTCCACCGACAAGGGGCCCGCCGTCGCCATGCTGGCGGGCGCTTTCGAGGCCGAGGCGATCCGGCCGCATGTACTCGGACGCTTCGAGGACATGCTGTTGGCCGTCGAACGCCATCCCGCGATGCAGCTGTTCCTGGACCAGCCGACCTCGGTCGGGCCGGACAGCAAGGCCGTGCTGCGCGCGGAAGAACGCAAGCCTTCCCAGCGCCGCGGGCTGAACGAAAACCTGGCGCGCGAGATCATGGAGCTGCACACGCTGGGCGCGCGCAGCGGCTATACGCAGGCCGACGTGACCGAGTTCGCCCGCGCGTTGACCGGCTGGAGCATCGTCGGTCCCAAAGGCCAGCGCGCCGCGCGTGATCCCGATGCGACACCGGGAAGCTTCGTGTTCCGGCCGGCGGTGCATGAGCCGGGCGCGCGTACGATCCTTGGCCGGCGCTATGACCAGCAGGGCGAAGCTCAGGCGCGGGCGGTGTTGACGGAGCTTGCCGCGGCGCCGGCGACGGCACGTCATGTCGCCGGCAAGCTGGCGCGGCATTTCATTGCCGACACGCCGCCGCCCGAAGTCGTCGACCGCCTGGCCCAGGCCTATCTGCGCGGGAATGGCGAACTGCTGCCGGTCTATCGCACGCTGCTGGACTTGCCACAAGCATGGGCGCCGACGCCGGTGAAGTTCAAGACGCCCTGGGAATGGTTGATTTCATCGCTACGCGGGCTGGGCAGGCCGGACATGGACAAGCCGCGCCCCGCGCCCACGTTGGCGCAGCTCGGACAAGCCGTGTGGCGGCCGGGCTCACCGGCGGGTTATGACGACGTCGCGGCCAGTTGGGCCGCGCCCGATGCCCTGGTGCGGCGGGTGGAGTTCGCGCAGCGGCTGGCTGCGCGCATGGGCGACCGCGTGGATCCCCAGGCGCTGGGGCGCACCTTGCTGGCGGGCACCTTGAGCCCGGCGACGGCCAGCGCGGTGGGCCGCGCCGAAAGCGTCCAGACGGCAGTCGCGCTGTTGCTGGTCGCACCCGATTTTCAACGGAGGTAG
- a CDS encoding DUF1501 domain-containing protein gives MATRRQFLGVAGAFAGSLIAAPRIVFANVETDRRFVFVIQRGAADGLNIVVPYGDPAYAGLRGQLAIDPQAGLRLDGMFALHPSLQRTADLYAARQALFVHAVASPYRDRSHFDGQNVLETGGSAPNQLRDGWLNRLVGMLPKSRENAIAFAPIIPLAMRGAIQVASYAPSALPPAPDDLLTRVSALYAHDAQLGPLWDEAMRTRGLAGEAGARQDPAHVGQLAAQFLSRDDGPRIAMLETGGWDTHTAQNPRLANQLKALDTMLAALREGLGAHWSKTTVLVATEFGRTAAANGTGGTDHGQGSVAMVLGGAVSGGRVVADWPGLSAGNLYEGRDLKPTTSLDALIATTSAHALGLDPQQTGRTLFGTAGGKGWDFPTLG, from the coding sequence ATGGCCACTCGCCGCCAGTTCCTTGGAGTCGCCGGCGCGTTCGCGGGATCGCTGATCGCCGCGCCGCGCATCGTCTTCGCCAACGTCGAGACCGATCGGCGTTTCGTCTTCGTGATCCAGCGTGGAGCCGCCGATGGTTTGAACATCGTCGTGCCTTATGGCGATCCGGCGTATGCCGGGCTGCGGGGCCAGCTGGCGATCGATCCACAGGCCGGGCTACGCCTTGATGGCATGTTCGCCTTGCATCCTTCCTTGCAACGCACGGCGGACCTGTATGCCGCGCGGCAGGCCCTGTTCGTCCATGCCGTTGCGTCGCCCTATCGCGATCGCTCGCATTTCGACGGCCAGAACGTGCTGGAGACGGGTGGCAGCGCACCCAATCAATTGCGCGACGGCTGGTTGAACCGCCTGGTGGGCATGTTGCCCAAGTCGCGTGAGAACGCCATCGCCTTCGCGCCCATCATTCCCCTGGCCATGCGGGGCGCCATCCAGGTGGCATCCTATGCGCCGTCGGCGCTGCCGCCGGCGCCGGACGATCTGCTGACCAGGGTCTCGGCGCTGTACGCGCACGATGCGCAGCTGGGGCCTTTGTGGGACGAAGCGATGCGGACGCGCGGGCTGGCGGGGGAGGCTGGCGCGCGCCAGGATCCCGCGCATGTGGGACAGCTGGCTGCCCAGTTCCTGAGCCGGGATGACGGTCCGCGCATCGCCATGCTGGAGACGGGCGGTTGGGATACGCACACCGCGCAGAATCCGCGGCTGGCGAATCAGTTGAAGGCGCTGGATACGATGCTGGCGGCCTTGCGCGAGGGGCTGGGCGCGCACTGGAGCAAGACCACGGTACTGGTGGCAACCGAGTTCGGCCGCACTGCCGCCGCGAATGGAACGGGCGGCACCGACCACGGGCAGGGGTCGGTAGCGATGGTCTTGGGCGGCGCGGTCAGCGGTGGACGTGTAGTGGCCGATTGGCCGGGACTGTCAGCGGGAAATCTGTACGAGGGCCGCGACCTGAAGCCCACCACATCGCTGGATGCCCTCATCGCCACCACTTCCGCCCATGCCCTCGGTCTGGACCCGCAACAAACTGGCAGAACCTTGTTTGGCACAGCAGGGGGAAAAGGATGGGATTTCCCCACCCTGGGGTGA
- a CDS encoding DUF2846 domain-containing protein, with amino-acid sequence MNRRSGLIAILAVTTGMLAACARPSYDKVQDQYASLPAGQGRIYIYQPSSAGDPTTGSPYVLVNGWKTGRTSPGNFFFVNRPAGLYSITVDYNDAAPLMVQLGAGETRYVRVNKGGMKLTYNEETQEKAEAELDSMSYHGAGSRERRAIKRAGSPTAPLPKSRSYAAPLDPAQAAGVESIPVPTVK; translated from the coding sequence ATGAACCGCCGATCGGGATTGATCGCCATTCTTGCCGTGACCACCGGAATGCTGGCCGCCTGCGCCAGGCCGAGCTACGACAAGGTCCAGGATCAATACGCCTCGTTGCCGGCCGGCCAGGGTCGCATCTACATCTACCAACCTTCCAGCGCCGGGGATCCGACGACGGGCAGCCCGTACGTCCTGGTCAATGGCTGGAAGACGGGACGCACTTCGCCGGGCAATTTCTTCTTCGTGAATCGCCCGGCCGGCTTGTACAGCATCACCGTCGACTACAACGACGCGGCGCCTTTGATGGTGCAGCTGGGGGCTGGCGAAACGCGCTATGTCCGCGTGAACAAGGGCGGGATGAAGCTGACGTACAACGAAGAAACTCAGGAGAAGGCCGAGGCCGAGCTGGATTCGATGAGCTACCACGGGGCGGGGTCGCGGGAACGCCGGGCCATCAAGCGGGCGGGAAGTCCCACTGCGCCGCTTCCCAAGTCGCGGAGCTATGCGGCGCCTTTGGATCCGGCGCAGGCGGCCGGGGTGGAATCCATTCCCGTGCCGACGGTTAAGTAG
- a CDS encoding DKNYY domain-containing protein, with protein MPRKRATAVPAPTESRPVIPYDVYAAARFFLGTGRSQEEVLARIDMTPAQWAALTKAYEWLGSSVPIYRDYFDGASDEAIMAMLLGPRWAIPEGQELTLDGLTYHVERAAWKKPHIGPYADAPWEAHFIAAHPDMTRCYYSHDGERVYFLGQALADRDGKPLDMDPASFQWLGGRWVADTRHVYGQGQLGAARPQYYWYVVDGADRASFEALNLRYARDAHHAYYITGKTIRSKQTSSFEIVPELRLNYRDVTQDPLVKVSVFARDLDYVYFYGARLRGADPATFRILGGGYSRDATQAWYHDAKRLIEGADAATFRVPVPGEPSPRMRDCATDRLRCYSEGKPQDPAASFDDWRPFFEFRTELKDWWWHEEARNR; from the coding sequence ATGCCTCGAAAGCGCGCTACCGCAGTCCCCGCGCCCACGGAATCCCGCCCGGTCATTCCCTACGACGTCTACGCCGCCGCCCGCTTCTTTCTTGGCACGGGCCGCAGCCAGGAAGAGGTCTTGGCGCGCATCGACATGACGCCTGCTCAGTGGGCCGCGCTGACGAAAGCGTATGAGTGGCTGGGCAGCAGCGTGCCCATTTATCGGGACTACTTCGATGGCGCGAGCGACGAGGCCATCATGGCGATGTTGCTGGGGCCGCGCTGGGCGATACCCGAAGGACAGGAACTGACGCTTGACGGCCTGACCTATCACGTCGAACGCGCCGCCTGGAAGAAACCGCATATCGGCCCGTATGCCGATGCCCCCTGGGAAGCGCATTTCATCGCGGCGCATCCGGACATGACGCGCTGCTACTACAGCCACGACGGCGAGCGCGTCTACTTTCTCGGCCAGGCGCTAGCCGACCGTGACGGCAAGCCTTTGGACATGGATCCCGCCAGTTTCCAATGGCTGGGCGGCCGCTGGGTGGCCGACACCCGCCATGTCTACGGCCAGGGCCAGTTGGGCGCGGCGCGGCCGCAGTACTACTGGTACGTCGTCGACGGCGCCGATCGCGCCAGCTTCGAGGCGCTCAACCTGCGTTATGCCAGGGACGCGCATCACGCCTACTACATCACCGGTAAAACCATACGCAGCAAGCAGACGTCGAGCTTCGAAATCGTGCCGGAGCTGCGCCTGAACTACCGCGACGTGACGCAGGATCCGCTCGTCAAGGTCAGTGTCTTCGCGCGTGATCTGGACTATGTGTACTTTTACGGTGCGCGGTTGCGCGGGGCCGATCCCGCCACCTTCCGCATCCTGGGCGGCGGCTATAGCCGCGATGCCACGCAGGCCTGGTATCACGACGCCAAGCGGCTGATCGAAGGCGCTGACGCCGCAACCTTTCGCGTGCCGGTGCCGGGCGAACCTTCGCCCCGCATGCGCGACTGCGCGACGGACCGTTTACGTTGCTATTCCGAGGGCAAGCCGCAAGATCCGGCGGCGTCGTTTGACGATTGGCGTCCTTTCTTCGAGTTCCGCACGGAACTCAAAGATTGGTGGTGGCACGAAGAAGCGCGGAACAGGTAA
- a CDS encoding SDR family NAD(P)-dependent oxidoreductase yields MAQRLENKLAVVMGGGASAPEAGISNGQAVAITYAREGARVIVADLHLEAAEATVRMIRAEGGEAHALQADVSRHDDVKRVIGAAAERWDRLDILHNNVGIEYLGGPVDTPEEAWDRVHDVNLKSVFLACKEAIPLMERHGGGSIINVSSTASLRYAGVPYLAYNSSKAALNHVSRIIARQYAPQQIRCNVVVPGYMDTPHIRTLYRDQTPERFAEIMRERDAKCPMGRQGTCWDVARAALFLASDDAAYVTGTLLMVDGGASI; encoded by the coding sequence GTGGCGCAACGATTGGAAAACAAGCTGGCCGTCGTCATGGGCGGCGGCGCTTCGGCCCCCGAGGCCGGCATCAGCAACGGCCAGGCCGTTGCCATCACCTATGCGCGCGAAGGCGCACGCGTCATCGTCGCGGACCTGCACCTGGAGGCCGCCGAGGCCACCGTGCGGATGATCCGCGCCGAAGGCGGCGAAGCGCATGCCCTGCAGGCGGACGTCAGCCGGCACGACGACGTCAAGCGCGTGATTGGCGCCGCCGCCGAACGCTGGGACCGCCTGGACATCCTGCACAACAACGTCGGCATCGAGTATCTGGGCGGCCCGGTGGACACGCCAGAAGAAGCCTGGGACCGCGTCCACGACGTCAACCTGAAGAGCGTGTTCCTGGCCTGCAAGGAAGCCATCCCGCTGATGGAGCGGCACGGCGGCGGCAGCATCATCAACGTGTCCTCCACCGCCAGCCTGCGCTACGCCGGCGTGCCCTATCTTGCCTACAACTCCTCGAAGGCGGCGCTGAACCATGTCTCGCGCATCATCGCCCGCCAGTACGCGCCCCAGCAGATCCGCTGCAATGTCGTGGTGCCCGGCTACATGGACACGCCGCACATCCGCACGCTCTATCGCGACCAGACACCGGAGCGCTTCGCCGAGATCATGCGTGAACGGGACGCCAAGTGCCCCATGGGGCGCCAAGGCACCTGCTGGGACGTAGCCCGGGCGGCGCTGTTCCTGGCCTCGGACGATGCGGCTTATGTCACGGGCACCCTGTTGATGGTCGACGGTGGCGCGTCGATTTAA
- a CDS encoding SDR family NAD(P)-dependent oxidoreductase produces MKLLQDKVAIITGAARRRGIGLATARLFVEHGARVAILDIDAEETRGAAAELGPDHLGLVCDVTSRANCQAAVAEVVQRYGGVDILVNNAGITQKRGVMDVTEEDYERVLDTNLRGVLHMSQAVIPHLKTRGGGSITCISSLSALQGGGVFGGSHYCAAKAGILGLVRAMALELGPDNIRANGVAPGLILTDFSRGGTSDDYKHEKARGFPLRRVGQPGDIAGACLYLASDLAAYVTGITLDVNGGAYIRP; encoded by the coding sequence ATGAAGCTGCTGCAAGACAAAGTCGCCATCATCACGGGCGCCGCGCGGCGCCGCGGCATCGGACTGGCCACGGCCAGGCTGTTCGTCGAGCACGGGGCCCGCGTGGCCATCCTGGATATCGATGCGGAAGAGACCCGGGGGGCGGCCGCCGAACTGGGTCCCGATCACCTGGGCCTGGTCTGCGATGTCACCAGCCGCGCCAATTGCCAGGCCGCCGTGGCGGAAGTGGTGCAACGGTATGGCGGCGTCGACATCCTGGTAAACAACGCCGGTATCACGCAGAAACGCGGCGTCATGGACGTCACCGAAGAAGACTACGAACGCGTGCTCGACACCAATCTGCGTGGCGTGCTGCACATGTCGCAAGCCGTCATTCCGCACTTGAAGACGCGTGGGGGCGGCAGCATCACGTGCATCAGCTCGCTGTCCGCGCTGCAAGGGGGCGGCGTCTTCGGCGGCAGCCATTATTGCGCGGCCAAGGCCGGCATTCTTGGGTTGGTGCGCGCCATGGCGCTTGAACTGGGGCCCGACAACATCCGCGCCAACGGGGTGGCGCCCGGCCTGATCCTCACGGACTTCTCGCGAGGCGGCACGTCCGACGACTACAAGCACGAGAAAGCGCGCGGGTTCCCGCTGCGGCGGGTGGGCCAACCCGGCGATATAGCGGGCGCCTGCCTGTATCTCGCCAGCGATCTGGCCGCGTATGTCACCGGCATCACGCTGGACGTGAACGGCGGCGCCTACATCCGGCCCTGA